aaaggtAGGGGGAGATGAGGTTTCCCCcagggagggttttttttttttgggggggggtcccaggcgGCGTGGGGTGAGCCCAAAGGGGTTCCCTGCTCCCCAGCGGGCTCCTGGGACAAGGCGCTGGACGTGTCGGACTTCGGCCCCTCGCACATCATCAACAtcaagaaggagaagagggagacGGACGAGGAGACGAAGCAGATCCTGCGCAGGCTGCAGAAGGACGACGTGAGCGGGGGGTTTTTTAGGGGGACGGGACAtccccagggtgctggggctggctctgAGCTCCGTCCCCGTCCCCTCTCTCCACCCCACAGTTCCTGGACGACCCGGGGCTGAAGAACGACATCCGCAACAAGCCGGTGCAGCTGCCCCTCGCCCACTCGGGCTGGCTCTTCAAGGAGGATGCAGCGGAGGAGCAGGAGGACGCGCAGCCCTGGCTGCCCAAGGAGGAAAAGACAGAGCCGGATCCCCCCCTCAAAGGTGCTTGGGGGTCCCgtgggcgcaccgggggggtcccatGGGCGCAGGCGTGCCGAGACGGGGACACTGCCCCTCTGCCTGCGCCCACCCTGCTCCTCTCACCCCATGGCAGTGAAGGAAGAGCCGTGCGACGAGGACCCCCCGGGTGCCACCAAACCCGCACGGGGCCCCCCCGGTTTCCCGCGGGACATCCCGGTGGCCgagctgctgcagaggctgaGCCTGGCGGCCGAGGACGAGCTGCTGTTCCTACAGCTGCCCGACACGCTGCCCGGCCAGCCGCCCACCCAGGACACCAAACCCATCAAGACGGAGCTGCAGACCGAGGAAgggcaggtggtggtggtgaagcaGGAGAAGAGCCAGGTGAtaggggtggttttggggtttttggggtggttttgcgGGTTTTGCggtgattttgtgtttttttggggggtggttttggggtttttggggtggttttgtggtttttggggggagttttgggggtgGCAGCATGGTGATGGTGTTTCTCGGTGGCAGGAGGCGAGGCAGGCGGAGAACACGTGCACCCTGGCCGACCTCCCCGAGGGGCaggtggggaagctgctggtCCGCAAGTCGGGGAAGgtgcagctggtgctgggcaAGGTGACCTTGGACGTGACCATGGGgaccccctgctccttcctgcaggTACTGGGGGGGCGCCAGGGATGGGATTTGTAGGGCTGCGCCCCAAGGGGGCACCTCAGTGACCCCGCTGGAGCATTCCCACACCCTACAACGGGGCAAAGGAGCCCTCTCCCGGCCCCTTTTTCCACCCTAATCCTGAAGAAGGGTTTTGGCCGCCCCGCTGAgccacccatgggtgcttcTCCCTCCCGGCAAGGAGCTGGTGTCGGTCGGCATCGGGGACAGCCGCACGGGCGAGATGATCGTCCTGGGCCACATCAAGCACAAGCTGGTTTGCTCCCCGGACTTCGAGGCCCTGCTGGAGCACCGCCACCGGTagccccatggcagggggggggCGATGAGCCAAAGGTGCCCCCCCCCTGCCTGCAGTGCCCCCCCGGAGGGCTGTGGAGAGGGGTCTTCGGCAGCCGGATCCGACCTCGGTGCTGTGCG
This genomic stretch from Anas platyrhynchos isolate ZD024472 breed Pekin duck chromosome 23, IASCAAS_PekinDuck_T2T, whole genome shotgun sequence harbors:
- the POLR3D gene encoding DNA-directed RNA polymerase III subunit RPC4 isoform X1 translates to MAAAASCWGRQAARRAGAVGKGGAAPVVPGLAGSPCAHPIRPLSQDGGGQLGGRGRRGQPAAGAPGGTGAAGEAPGPPPQPRPPALHPLPGPHLGRRKKAPPPARFLWLSLGSCLVPRLVRSRPQKTFTPNIISRKIKEEPREDVTVKKEKKERERDRQRDGHGRGRGRPEVIQSHSIFEQGPAEMMKKKAGSWDKALDVSDFGPSHIINIKKEKRETDEETKQILRRLQKDDFLDDPGLKNDIRNKPVQLPLAHSGWLFKEDAAEEQEDAQPWLPKEEKTEPDPPLKVKEEPCDEDPPGATKPARGPPGFPRDIPVAELLQRLSLAAEDELLFLQLPDTLPGQPPTQDTKPIKTELQTEEGQVVVVKQEKSQEARQAENTCTLADLPEGQVGKLLVRKSGKVQLVLGKVTLDVTMGTPCSFLQELVSVGIGDSRTGEMIVLGHIKHKLVCSPDFEALLEHRHR
- the POLR3D gene encoding DNA-directed RNA polymerase III subunit RPC4 isoform X2, translating into MAEGSSGDAGAAGSLRPGLPGARGLLGRRPAPPLSPGRLPSIRSRDLTLGGVKKKTFTPNIISRKIKEEPREDVTVKKEKKERERDRQRDGHGRGRGRPEVIQSHSIFEQGPAEMMKKKAGSWDKALDVSDFGPSHIINIKKEKRETDEETKQILRRLQKDDFLDDPGLKNDIRNKPVQLPLAHSGWLFKEDAAEEQEDAQPWLPKEEKTEPDPPLKVKEEPCDEDPPGATKPARGPPGFPRDIPVAELLQRLSLAAEDELLFLQLPDTLPGQPPTQDTKPIKTELQTEEGQVVVVKQEKSQEARQAENTCTLADLPEGQVGKLLVRKSGKVQLVLGKVTLDVTMGTPCSFLQELVSVGIGDSRTGEMIVLGHIKHKLVCSPDFEALLEHRHR